The Panicum hallii strain FIL2 chromosome 9, PHallii_v3.1, whole genome shotgun sequence genome has a window encoding:
- the LOC112872579 gene encoding probable LRR receptor-like serine/threonine-protein kinase At1g12460: MTRSYRAAAAAAALLLAPLLLLLPHWAAAATDAERRALLDFKAAITADPTGVLATWTPSGDPCAFVGVTCGPSSGAVQRLRIHGAGLAGALAPSLARLPALESISLFGNRLEGGVPPSLRALAPTLRKLNLSRNALAGEIPPFLGAFPWLRLLDLSYNAFAGEIPAALFDPCLRLRYVSLAHNNLTGPVPPGIAKCSRLAGFDFSYNRLSGELPDQVCAPPEMNYISVRSNSLSGDLAAKLTSCSSIDFFDVGSNRFSGAAPFALLGTVNITYFNVSSNAFDGEIPSITTCGSKFSYFDASGNQLTGPVPESVVNCRNLRVLDLGANALAGVVPPVIGTLRSLSVLRLAGNAGISGSIPAELGGTEMLVTLDLAGLALTGEIPGSLSQCQFLLELNLSGNKLQGAMPSTLNNLTYLKMLDLHRNQLDGGIPVTLGQLTNLVLLDLSENQLTGPIPQELGNLSNLMHFNVSFNNLSGMIPLVPVVQKFDFTAFMDNPLLCGHPLNTLCGRQGHRKRLGVPIIIAIVAAALILIGICIVCALNIKAYTCKSRDEDRKEEEEVLVSESTTIASPGSNAIIGKLVLFSKSLPSRYEDWETGTKALLDKDCLIGGGSIGTVYKATFENGLSIAVKKLETLGRVRDQDEFEHEMSQLGNLSHPNLVAFQGYYWSSSMQLLLSEFMANGSLYDHLHGNHPYGFSESSSRGGGGELSWERRFNIALVAARALAYLHHDCRPQILHLNIKSSNIMLDGKYEGKLADYGLGKLLPILGSIELSRIHTAIGYIAPELASPSLRYSDKSDVFSFGVVLLEIVTGKKPVDSPGMATAVVLHDYVREILEDGTASDCFDRNLRGFVEAELIQVLKLGLVCTSNTPSSRPSMAEVVQFLESVRTSS; encoded by the exons ATGACGCGCTCCTACCgggcagccgcggcggcggcggcgcttcttctggccccgctgctgctgctgctgccgcattgggccgccgccgccacggacgCCGAGCGGCGGGCGCTGCTGGACTTCAAGGCCGCCATCACCGCGGACCCGACTGGGGTGCTCGCGACGTGGACGCCGTCGGGGGACCCCTGCGCCTTCGTCGGGGTCACCTGCGGCCCGTCATCCGGCGCCGTGCAGCGCCTGCGCATACACGGCGCGGGCCTCGCGGGTGCGCTCGCGCCCTCCCTCGCGCGCCTCCCCGCGCTCGAGTCCATCTCGCTCTTCGGCAACCGCCTCGAGGGCGGCGTCCCGCCCAGCCTCCGCGCCCTCGCGCCCACGCTCCGCAAGCTCAACCTCAGCCGGAACGCGCTGGCCGGCGAGATCCCGCCCTTCCTCGGCGCATTCCCATGGCTCCGCCTGCTCGACCTCTCCTACAACGCCTTCGCCGGCGAGATCCCCGCCGCGCTCTTCGACCCCTGCCTCCGCCTCCGCTACGTCTCGCTCGCGCACAACAACCTCACCGGCCCCGTACCGCCCGGCATTGCCAAATGCTCGCGGCTCGCCGGGTTCGACTTCTCCTACAACCGcctctccggcgagctcccggaCCAAGTCTGCGCGCCGCCGGAGATGAACTACATCTCCGTCCGAAGCAACTCGCTCTCCGGCGATTTAGCCGCCAAGCTCACCTCCTGCAGCAGCATTGACTTCTTCGACGTCGGGAGCAACCGCTTCTCCGGAGCTGCGCCCTTTGCCCTCCTCGGCACGGTAAACATCACCTACTTCAACGTCTCCTCCAACGCCTTCGATGGCGAAATTCCCAGCATTACAACTTGCGGCAGCAAATTCTCCTACTTCGACGCGTCGGGCAACCAGCTCACGGGGCCGGTGCCCGAGAGCGTGGTCAATTGCCGCAACCTCAGGGTTTTGGATTTGGGGGCGAATGCTCTTGCTGGAGTTGTACCACCTGTGATTGGGACACTGCGGTCACTCTCCGTGCTCCGGCTCGCCGGCAACGCCGGTATTTCCGGTTCAATCCCAGCTGAGCTTGGGGGGACTGAGATGCTTGTCACACTGGACCTCGCGGGCCTTGCTCTCACAGGAGAGATTCCAGGGTCCCTCAGCCAGTGTCAGTTCTTGCTTGAGCT GAATCTTTCTGGCAACAAACTGCAAGGAGCGATGCCAAGCACACTCAACAACTTAACTTACCTCAAGATGCTTGACCTCCACAGGAACCAGCTTGATGGGGGCATTCCCGTGACACTTGGGCAGCTCACAAACCTTGTTCTCCTAGACCTCTCTGAGAATCAACTGACTGGGCCAATCCCTCAAGAGCTTGGAAACCTCTCTAACCTTATGCATTTTAATGTGTCCTTCAATAACCTGTCTGGCATGATCCCTTTAGTGCCGGTCGTGCAGAAGTTTGATTTCACTGCATTCATGGACAACCCGTTACTATGCGGCCATCCATTGAACACTCTCTGTGGGAGGCAGGGGCACCGGAAACGATTGGGTGTGCCTATCATAATTGCCATTGTTGCTGCAGCCCTCATACTTATCGGGATATGCATTGTTTGTGCGTTGAACATCAAGGCCTATACATGCAAGAGTAGAGATGAGGACAggaaggaagaggaagaggttCTGGTGTCTGAGAGCACCACAATTGCATCACCAGGCTCAAATGCGATCATCGGAAAATTGGTGCTTTTTAGCAAGAGCTTGCCTTCAAGATATGAAGATTGGGAAACCGGAACTAAGGCACTACTTGATAAAGATTGTCTCATTGGTGGTGGGTCAATCGGTACGGTGTACAAAGCCACTTTTGAAAACGGCCTATCCATTGCTGTGAAGAAATTGGAGACCCTAGGGAGGGTGAGAGACCAGGATGAGTTTGAGCATGAGATGAGCCAACTTGGTAACCTCAGCCACCCCAATTTGGTTGCTTTCCAGGGTTACTATTGGTCATCCTCAATGCAGTTGCTTCTGTCCGAATTTATGGCCAACGGGAGCTTGTATGACCATCTCCATGGGAACCATCCTTATGGTTTCTCTGAGAGCAGCAGCAGAGGTGGTGGAGGTGAGCTGTCTTGGGAACGGAGGTTCAACATTGCACTTGTTGCAGCACGGGCGCTTGCTTACCTTCACCATGACTGCCGGCCACAGATCCTGCATCTCAATATCAAATCCTCCAACATAATGTTAGATGGGAAATATGAAGGTAAGCTGGCTGATTATGGATTGGGGAAGCTATTGCCAATTCTAGGAAGCATTGAATTGAGCAGAATTCACACCGCTATTGGGTATATTGCACCGGAGCTAGCGTCTCCGAGTTTGAGATATAGTGATAAAAGTGATGTATTTAGCTTTGGGGTGGTTTTACTTGAGATTGTGACAGGGAAGAAACCAGTAGACAGCCCTGGGATGGCTACTGCAGTGGTTCTGCATGATTATGTTAGGGAGATTTTGGAGGATGGAACTGCATCAGACTGCTTTGATCGAAACCTGAGGGGATTTGTTGAAGCTGAATTGATTCAGGTGCTCAAGTTGGGCCTAGTGTGCACTTCCAACACACCATCAAGCCGGCCTAGCATGGCAGAGGTGGTACAGTTCTTGGAGTCGGTTAGAACTAGTTCTTGA